Proteins encoded by one window of Panicum virgatum strain AP13 chromosome 7N, P.virgatum_v5, whole genome shotgun sequence:
- the LOC120681882 gene encoding cell division cycle 20.2, cofactor of APC complex-like yields the protein MDAESNSISSQRSGNRRAAPPRPALQEAGSRPYMPPLSSGPRNPSAKCYGDRFIPERSAMDMDLAHYLLTEPRKDKENPAAASPGKEAYRKLLAEKLLNNRTRILAFRNKPPEPENMLTDLRSDAVQAKPAKQRRHIPQSSERTLDAPDLADDYYLNLLDWGSSNVLSIALGSTVYLWDASSGSTSELVTVDDDYGPVTSVSWAPDGRHIAVGLNSSDVQLWDTTSNRLLRTLRGVHELRVGSLAWNNSILTTGGMDGKIVNNDVRIRNNVVQTYHGHEQEVCGLKWSGSGQQLASGGNDNLLHIWDVSMSSSVQSAGRTQWLHRLQDHLAAVKALAWCPFQSNLLASGGGGGDRCIKFWNTHTGACLNSVDTGSQVCALLWNKNERELLSSHGFTKNQLTLWKYPLMVKMAELNGHTSRVLFMAQSPDGCTVASAAADETLRFWNVFGTPEAAPKAAAKASHTGIFNSFNHIR from the exons ATGGATGCAGAATCCAATTCCATCTCGTCGCAGAGGAGCGGCAAccggcgcgcggcgccgccgcggccggcgctccAGGAGGCCGGGTCCAGGCCGTACATGCCGCCACTCAGCTCGGGTCCCCGCAACCCGTCGGCCAAGTGCTAC GGCGACAGATTCATCCCGGAGCGGTCGGCGATGGACATGGACTTGGCGCATTACTTGCTGACGGAGCCGAGGAAAGACAAGGAgaacccggcggcggcgtccccgggCAAGGAGGCGTACCGGAAGCTGCTGGCCGAGAAGCTGCTCAACAACCGCACCAGGATCCTCGCCTTCCGGAACAAGCCGCCGGAACCTGAGAACATGCTCACGGATCTCCGTTCTGATGCGGTCCAAGCCAAGCCGGCAAAGCAGCGCCGACACATTCCCCAG TCTTCAGAGAGGACTCTGGATGCTCCGGACCTCGCTGACGATTACTACCTCAACCTGCTAGACTGGGGAAGCAGCAATGTGCTGTCCATTGCGCTGGGCAGCACGGTGTACCTCTGGGATGCCTCCAGTGGATCTACGTCAGAGCTTGTTACCGTTGATGATGACTATGGTCCCGTCACAAGCGTTAGCTGGGCTCCTGATGGCCGGCACATCGCCGTAGGCCTAAACTCCTCTGATGTCCAGCTTTGGGACACCACCTCGAACCGACTG CTGAGGACATTACGAGGTGTGCATGAATTGAGGGTCGGTTCTCTGGCATGGAATAACAGCATCCTGACAACTGGTGGCATGGACGGCAAGATCGTGAACAATGATGTGAGGATCAGGAACAATGTTGTGCAGACATATCATGGGCATGAGCAGGAGGTGTGTGGGCTCAAATGGTCAGGATCAGGGCAGCAACTGGCCAGTGGTGGAAATGACAACCTTCTACACATCTGGGATGTGTCCATGTCATCCTCTGTACAGTCTGCTGGGCGTACGCAGTGGTTGCACAGGCTTCAGGATCACTTGGCTGCCGTGAAGGCACTGGCATGGTGCCCATTCCAGAGCAACCTGCTGGCTTCTGGCGGTGGTGGGGGTGATCGCTGCATCAAGTTCTGGAACACCCACACTGGTGCATGCCTCAACTCAGTTGACACTGGATCGCAAGTGTGCGCGCTGCTCTGGAACAAGAATGAGAGGGAGCTGCTGAGCTCACACGGGTTCACAAAGAATCAGCTCACTTTGTGGAAGTACCCGTTGATGGTTAAGATGGCCGAACTCAATGGCCATACCTCCCGCGTCCTATTCATGGCTCAG AGCCCTGATGGATGCACTGTGGCATCTGCTGCAGCAGATGAGACATTGCGGTTCTGGAATGTGTTTGGAACTCCTGAAGCGGCGCCTAAGGCTGCGGCCAAGGCTTCCCACACCGGGATCTTCAACAGTTTCAACCACATCCGATGA
- the LOC120681539 gene encoding clathrin interactor EPSIN 1-like, which yields MDFMKVFDQTVREIKREVNLKVLKVPEIEQKVLDATSDEPWGPHGSALSELAHATKKFAECQMVMNVLWTRLGERGANWRHVYKALTIIEYLIANGSERAVDDILDHYSKISVLSSFEYVEPNGKDAGINVRKKVETIVGILNDKERIKAVRDKASSNRDKYIGLSSTGITYKSSSPSFGSNYSSGERYGSFSGTREADSFGDSYRDKDPVKTSTSKTGSQKSGSKSRKDAKPDRSSPSSLKPPSNTNNSEEDFDDFDPRGSNGKAAAKSTEVDLFGPNLMDDFIDASAATDSAVEPQVDLFADADFQSATTSTETTANIDVQGNVDLFAEKTSLAAAFPPQTGFIPPPSSGVSSEVNTSISKNAAPEPFDPFGAIPLNSFDGSDPFGGFSSTGSSAIPPPTHSSTGNISTSGQNLQAASDFGAFVSNNEEAAKDPFDLSSTVNVRKTPLAAPKTDVSDFGAFVSSNEEAAKDPFDLSSSSNLGRTDQTPLAAPNPSAKKENFQVKSGIWADSLSRGLIDLNITAPKKVNLADIGIVGGLGDGSDEKAMPSWTMGTTSGLGMGIPPSTQAGGIESLANYNKHQFGFK from the exons ATGGATTTCATGAAGGTTTTCGATCAGACTGTGCGTGAGAT CAAGAGGGAGGTCAATTTGAAGGTGCTCAAGGTCCCCGAGATTGAGCagaag GTACTTGATGCAACAAGTGATGAACCGTGGGGCCCCCATGGAAGTGCGCTTTCAGAGCTTGCACACGCTACAAAGAAGTT CGCTGAATGCCAGATGGTAATGAATGTCTTATGGACTAGGCTTGGTGAGAGAGGCGCAAATTGGCGTCATGTGTATAAG GCCTTGACAATTATCGAGTACTTGATAGCCAACGGTTCTGAGAGGGCAGTTGATGATATTCTTGATCATTATTCTAAGATCTCG GTTCTTTCAAGCTTCGAGTATGTGGAGCCTAATGGAAAAGATGCTGGGATAAATGTGAGGAAGAAAGTAGAAACTATTGTTGGCATCCTAAATGACAAGGAGAGAATAAAGGCTGTGAGAGACAAGGCGTCCAGCAACCGTGACAA GTACATTGGACTATCATCGACAGGGATAACATATAAGTCAAGCTCACCCTCATTTGGTAGTAACTACAGTTCAGGCGAACGTTATGGCAGTTTCAGTGGCACAAGGGAAGCCGACTCATTTGGCGACAGTTACAGGGACAAAGATCCTGTTAAAACGTCCACAAGTAAAACTGGCAGCCAGAAATCTGGCAGTAAGTCGAGAAAGGATGCAAAGCCTGATAGAAG TTCACCCAGCTCCTTGAAGCCTCCATCTAATACAAACAACAGTGAGGAAGACTTCGATGACTTTGATCCCCGCGGATCAAATG GCAAAGCTGCTGCTAAATCAACCGAGGTGGATCTGTTTGGCCCAAACTTAATGGACGATTTCATTGATGCATCTGCAGCAACAGACAGTGCCGTTGAACCACAGGTCGATCTGTTTGCTGATGCAGATTTCCAGTCAGCAACCACAAGTACAGAGACAACTGCAAATATAGATGTCCAG GGTAATGTTGACCTGTTTGCGGAAAAGACATCTCTTGCTGCAGCATTCCCACCACAGACTGGGTTTAttccaccaccaagttccgGGGTATCTTCCGAAGTAAATACTTCCATATCCAAGAACGCGGCTCCTGAACCTTTTGATCCTTTTGGTGCTATTCCATTGAACAGTTTTGATGGATCTGACCCATTTGGTGGCTTCAGCTCTACTGGTTCGTCTGCCATACCACCACCCACACACAGTTCTACTGGAAATATCAGTACATCAGGCCAGAACCTTCAGGCTGCATCCGACTTTGGTGCCTTTGTATCGAACAATGAAGAAGCAGCTAAAGATCCATTTGATCTTTCTTCGACTGTCAATGTCAGAAAAACGCCTTTGGCAGCTCCCAAAACCGACGTATctgattttggtgcgtttgtatcTAGCAACGAGGAAGCAGCCAAGGAcccttttgatctttcttcgAGTAGCAACCTTGGAAGGACAGACCAAACACCTTTGGCAGCTCCCAATCCTAGTGCAAAGAAAGAAAATTTTCAGGTGAAGTCTGGCATATGGGCAGACTCCTTGAGCCGAGGATTGATTGATCTGAACATTACTGCAC CGAAGAAGGTGAACCTAGCGGACATTGGCATCGTcggtggccttggtgacgggtCTGATGAGAAGGCCATGCCCTCTTGGACCATGGGCACGACATCTGGCCTAGGAATGGGTATCCCACCATCTACACAAGCTGGTGGCATCGAGAGCTTAGCGAACTACAACAAGCATCAATTTGGCTTCAAATGA
- the LOC120683324 gene encoding myb family transcription factor PHL11-like, with protein MMEGSYGGGGGGAMSRDPKPRLRWTPELHQRFVDAVDKLGGPEEATPKSVLRLMGMKGLTLYHLKSHLQKYRLGRQGKKSTGLELANGSGVAAQGLSFPHPTHVPGVPGEGKNTGEMPLAEALKYQIQVQRKLQEQLEVQKKLQMRIEAQGKYLKAILEKAKGNISFDVNAPIDNIESTRSQLMDFNLALSGFMDNATQVCEESNGQLVKAISDDSHKDKLGFQLYQLGSQEAKEDKWTPKTEDSLRLDLNIKGGYDLSSRGMQACELDLKINQ; from the exons ATGATGGAGGGaagctacggcggcggcggcggtggggcgatGTCGCGGGACCCCAAGCCGCGGCTGCGGTGGACGCCGGAGCTCCACCAGCGCTTCGTCGACGCCGTCGACAAACTCGGCGGCCCGGAAG AAGCGACGCCCAAGTCGGTGCTCAGATTGATGGGCATGAAAGGTCTCACTCTGTACCATCTGAAAAGCCACCTTCAG AAATATAGACTGGGAAGACAGGGAAAGAAAAGCACAGGTCTGGAACTTGCCAACGGTAGTG GAGTTGCTGCACAAGGCCTCAGTTTTCCCCATCCAACTCATGTTCCAGGTGTTCCTGGTGAAGGAAAGAACACAGG AGAGATGCCACTTGCTGAGGCACTAAAGTATCAAATTCAAGTCCAAAGAAAACTGCAAGAGCAACTTGAG GTGCAAAAGAAGCTTCAGATGCGAATTGAGGCCCAAGGGAAATACTTAAAGGCAATACTAGAGAAGGCTAAGGGAAACATTTCCTTTGATGTAAATGCACCCATTGACAACATAGAATCAACCAGATCACAGCTCATGGACTTCAACCTAGCTCTATCAGGGTTCATGGACAATGCAACTCAAGTGTGCGAAGAAAGTAACGGACAATTGGTGAAAGCTATATCTGATGACAGCCACAAAGATAAATTAGGCTTTCAGCTCTACCAACTAGGAAGTCAGGAGGCTAAGGAAGACAAATGGACACCAAAAACTGAAGACTCGCTCCGACTAGACTTGAATATTAAAGGTGGATATGACCTCTCTTCTAGAGGAATGCAAGCATGCGAGCTAGATTTGAAAATCAACCAGTAG
- the LOC120682733 gene encoding uncharacterized protein LOC120682733 isoform X2, whose protein sequence is MSTLHLQHPAVTLRPSALRSRVISPSEPAKLPRRRFPRPTSLLGAERGFAGSPRASASENPRPDQQGEPGPKGGFWTKWMSAEARARVAKLGLAAVLAYGLFDAVTYTTFFVLAFLGYEKSTGKNPAANLKALLGIVILMWTGNNVTRPFRVAGAAALAPVIDKGLKGIQEKLNLPTQMYAFALVVGSVATVCFTVVGILVLSKWGK, encoded by the exons atgtCTACCCTTCACCTGCAGCACCCGGCAGTCACACTCCGCCCGAGCGCCCTACGCTCCCGCGTCATCTCGCCATCCGAACCTGCAAAACTTCCACGCCGCCGCTTCCCTCGACCAACCTCACTCCTCGGCGCGGAGAGAGGATTCGCCGGCTCCCCGCGCGCGTCCGCCAGCGAAAACCCGCGCCCCGACCAGCAG GGCGAGCCCGGGCCGAAGGGTGGATTCTGGACCAAATGGATG AGCGCGGAGGCGAGGGCCAGAGTGGCCAAGCTCGGTCTGGCCGCCGTGCTGGCCTACGGGCTGTTCGACGCCGTCACCTACACCACCTTCTTCGTGCTCGCGTTCCTCGGCTACGAGAAGAGCACCGGCAAGAACCCCGCGGCCAATCTCAAGGCTCTGCTCGGT ATTGTTATCCTAATGTGGACTGGTAACAATGTTACAAGACCATTCCGAGTCGCTGGTGCCGCTGCTTTGGCCCCGGTGATTGACAAGGGCTTGAAGGGTATTCAGGAGAAGCTTAACCTTCCAACCCAGATGTATGCCTTTGCACTTGTGGTTGGATCCGTGGCCACGGTATGCTTCACGGTCGTTGGTATCTTGGTCCTCTCAAAGTGGGGAAAGTAA
- the LOC120682733 gene encoding uncharacterized protein LOC120682733 isoform X1 translates to MSTLHLQHPAVTLRPSALRSRVISPSEPAKLPRRRFPRPTSLLGAERGFAGSPRASASENPRPDQQGEPGPKGGFWTKWMVQSAEARARVAKLGLAAVLAYGLFDAVTYTTFFVLAFLGYEKSTGKNPAANLKALLGIVILMWTGNNVTRPFRVAGAAALAPVIDKGLKGIQEKLNLPTQMYAFALVVGSVATVCFTVVGILVLSKWGK, encoded by the exons atgtCTACCCTTCACCTGCAGCACCCGGCAGTCACACTCCGCCCGAGCGCCCTACGCTCCCGCGTCATCTCGCCATCCGAACCTGCAAAACTTCCACGCCGCCGCTTCCCTCGACCAACCTCACTCCTCGGCGCGGAGAGAGGATTCGCCGGCTCCCCGCGCGCGTCCGCCAGCGAAAACCCGCGCCCCGACCAGCAG GGCGAGCCCGGGCCGAAGGGTGGATTCTGGACCAAATGGATG GTGCAGAGCGCGGAGGCGAGGGCCAGAGTGGCCAAGCTCGGTCTGGCCGCCGTGCTGGCCTACGGGCTGTTCGACGCCGTCACCTACACCACCTTCTTCGTGCTCGCGTTCCTCGGCTACGAGAAGAGCACCGGCAAGAACCCCGCGGCCAATCTCAAGGCTCTGCTCGGT ATTGTTATCCTAATGTGGACTGGTAACAATGTTACAAGACCATTCCGAGTCGCTGGTGCCGCTGCTTTGGCCCCGGTGATTGACAAGGGCTTGAAGGGTATTCAGGAGAAGCTTAACCTTCCAACCCAGATGTATGCCTTTGCACTTGTGGTTGGATCCGTGGCCACGGTATGCTTCACGGTCGTTGGTATCTTGGTCCTCTCAAAGTGGGGAAAGTAA
- the LOC120682732 gene encoding ubiquinol oxidase 1a, mitochondrial-like: MSSRMAGSILLRHTGTRVFAAAATRPALLAGADGVPAVMGRFMSTSSSPAAAAAASPQKAKEEAAKDGGDKKAVVINSYWGIEQTNKLMREDGTEWKWTCFRPWETYSADTSIDLTRHHEPKTMLDKIAYWTVKSLRFPTDVFFQRRYGCRAMMLETVAAVPGMVGGMLLHLRSLRRFEQSGGWIRALMEEAENERMHLMTFMEVAKPRWYERALVIAVQGVFFNAYFLGYLLSPKFAHRVVGYLEEEAIHSYTEYLKDLEAGKIDNVPAPAIAIDYWRLPANATLKDVVTVVRADEAHHRDVNHFASDIHCQGMQLKESPAPIGYH; this comes from the exons ATGAGCTCCCGGATGGCCGGATCCATCCTCCTCCGCCACACCGGCACGCGCGTCttcgccgcggcggccacgaGGCCCGCACTGCTCGCTGGCGCCGACGGCGTCCCGGCGGTTATGGGGCGATTCATGTCCACGTCgtcctcccccgccgcggccgcggcagcatcgccgcagaaggcgaaggaggaggCGGCCAAGGACGGAGGGGATAAGAAGGCCGTGGTGATAAACAGCTACTGGGGCATCGAACAGACGAACAAGCTGATGCGGGAGGACGGCACCGAGTGGAAGTGGACTTGCTTTAGG CCATGGGAGACGTATTCGGCGGACACGTCCATCGATCTGACCAGGCACCACGAGCCCAAGACGATGCTCGATAAGATCGCTTACTGGACCGTCAAGTCGCTGCGCTTCCCCACCGACGTCTTCTTCCAG AGGCGGTATGGCTGCCGGGCCATGATGCTGGAGACCGTGGCAGCGGTGCCGGGGATGGTGGGCGGCATGCTGCTCCACCTGCGTTCTCTCCGCCGCTTCGAGCAGAGCGGCGGCTGGATCCGCGCGCtgatggaggaggccgagaacGAGCGCATGCACCTCATGACCTTCATGGAGGTGGCCAAGCCGAGATGGTACGAGCGCGCGCTGGTGATCGCCGTCCAGGGCGTCTTCTTCAACGCCTACTTCCTGGGCTACCTCCTCTCCCCCAAGTTCGCGCACCGCGTCGTCGGCTACCTCGAGGAGGAGGCCATCCACTCGTACACCGAGTACCTCAAGGACCTGGAAGCCGGCAAGATCGACAACGTCCCCGCCCCGGCCATCGCCATCGACTACTGGCGCCTCCCCGCCAACGCCACGCTCAAGGACGTCGTCACCGTGGTGCGCGCCGACGAGGCTCACCACCGTGACGTCAACCACTTCGCCTCG GACATCCATTGCCAGGGCATGCAGCTGAAGGAGTCCCCTGCGCCCATCGGATACCACTGA
- the LOC120682989 gene encoding zinc finger protein 36-like, with the protein MSLDAAVDVSSKPPVPPPSPPRVDSWARGGRRSKRRAGSPSGGGGADQSEEEYLALSLLMLSRGIRGDAGEGGGVVAAAAKGAGAAAAAKAAGQGYECSVCGKVYPSYQALGGHKTSHRKPPTPPPAPAPQAAAAPAGDEAAPLGGGVAHAEEKVHQCSLCLRTFPSGQALGGHKRLHYEGGAAGADGVKADKTKASAAQATSVLRDFDLNLPAAAAAATAATVEDAESALPEAKRARMMLLVV; encoded by the coding sequence ATGTCGCTCGACGCGGCCGTCGACGTGTCCAGCAagccgccggtgccgccgccatccccgccGCGGGTGGACTCGTGGGCGCGCGGGGGGCGCCGGTCCAAGCGCCGCGCGGGGAGCcccagcggcggtggaggagccgACCAGTCCGAGGAGGAGTACctcgccctctccctcctcaTGCTCTCGCGCGGCATCCGCGGCGACGCCGGGGAAGGCGGTggggtcgtcgccgccgccgccaagggcgccggagctgccgccgcggcgaaggcggcgggCCAGGGGTACGAGTGCTCCGTGTGCGGCAAGGTGTACCCGTCGTACCAGGCGCTCGGCGGGCACAAGACCAGCCACCGgaagccgccgacgccgccgccagccccggCGCCACAGGCGGCGGCAGCCCCCGCGGGCGACGAGGCAGCGCCCCTCGGTGGCGGCGTCGCGCACGCGGAGGAGAAGGTGCACCAGTGCTCGCTCTGCCTCCGCACGttcccgtcggggcaggcgctgGGCGGGCACAAGCGGCTGCACTacgagggcggcgccgcgggcgcggaCGGGGTCAAGGCCGACAAGACCAAGGCCAGCGCAGCCCAGGCGACGTCCGTGCTCAGGGACTTCGACCTCAACCTgcctgccgcggccgcggccgccacggcggcgacggtggaggACGCCGAGAGCGCGCTTCCGGAGGCCAAGCGGGCGCGCATGATGCTGCTCGTGGTCTGA